One region of Pagrus major chromosome 5, Pma_NU_1.0 genomic DNA includes:
- the rimoc1 gene encoding RAB7A-interacting MON1-CCZ1 complex subunit 1, giving the protein MADEYRRQGFELERRIFELDIKCSSLRAEKQDDDYLQNASAILDKLKSYYRQGGESSNLSKVLQDYTQVILDITFYEENKLVDQEFPEDCSPFKIQQLLQDLTEPEVLAGRLAPAQEVQSVLGLELLECLYWRRGALLYMYCHTLHQRKQWIKKNKDTFLKCIQEGVRYLMRMLQVRNSVKLNDGVVLHDTATASFLSEGIFSDTHLLTMMYIGEMCFWAVKYEDCSADTMDRKEDRLQFRDIGTQILNKYVLACEGPLQGQGWNTENAKEILSILQ; this is encoded by the exons ATGGCCGACGAGTACAGGCGACAGGGTTTCGAGTTGGAGAGAAGGATATTTGAGTTAGACATCAAGTGTTCTAGTCTCAGAGCCGAAAAGCAAG ATGATGACTATTTACAGAATGCGTCCGCCATACTAGACAAGTTGAAAAGCTATTACAGGCAAGGAGGGGAGAGTAGCAACCTTTCCAAGGTGCTCCAGGATTACACACAG gTGATCCTAGACATCACGTTTTATGAAGAGAACAAACTGGTGGACCAGGAGTTCCCTGAGGACTGTTCACCATTTAAaatccagcagctgctgcaaGACCTGACTGAGCCAGAAGTCTTGGCGGGGAGGCTAGCACCAGCACAAGAA GTGCAGTCTGTCTTGGGCCTTGAGCTGTTGGAATGCCTCTATTGGAGACGTGGAGCTCTGCTGTACATGTACTGTCACACCCTTCATCAGCGAAAACAGTGGATTAAGAAAAACAAGGACACATTCCTTAAG tgTATTCAGGAGGGGGTGCGCTACCTTATGAGGATGCTGCAGGTGAGAAACTCTGTGAAGCTCAACGATGGGGTGGTGCTCCATGACACTGCTACAGCAAGCTTCCTATCCGAAG GCATCttctcagacacacacctgttgACAATGATGTACATCGGGGAAATGTGTTTCTGGGCAGTCAAGTACGAGGACTGCAGCGCTGACACTATGGATCGCAAAGAAGATCGGCTCCAGTTTCGGGACATTGGCACGCAGATCCTCAACAAATATGTGCTTGCTTGTGAGGGCCCACTACAGGGCCAGGGCTGGAACACAGAGAATGCCAAGGAAATCCTTAGTATTTTACAGTGA
- the fbxo4 gene encoding F-box only protein 4, which yields MAGKSQQLNESVVIRSLRRFRDRYFTNRGTVLRDDSKPVEDSGEEPQPGFLDSLPVDVQFQIMTFLSPSDICRLGATSQYWRAMVRDPLLWRYFLLRDMPNWPSIDHLSMPQLDAPLISEDESVDDREEGEDRGMESKFDYMSEYLKGCPSCRQRWLPSRPAYEVVTSFLQSLVPSTEPRYAMFGPGMEQLDVSLVTRLMHAPDVLPVSGTPHRQINGIGSGISYLFNNQHKFNILTLYSTNRAERERARVQQQTISNKLFTLEGKDDSGHPIYSPAPQVQQVCQVVDGFIYVANAEPGKGEEESEVAQIRAVLSSGGGTASRPLLVLSCVSREESEATTLQATPRRNRARCRTPCVDMAKRLGLPQLANPWMVQDTVAESLSGLLEGISWLLRCSGVKLYGSM from the exons ATGGCAGGGAAGAGCCAGCAGCTCAACGAGTCCGTAGTTATCCGCAGCCTCAGGCGCTTCAGAGACAGATATTTTACAAATAGAGGGACAGTTCTCAGAGATGACTCGAAGCCTGTTGAGGACTCTGGAGAAGAACCGCAACCGGGATTTCTGGATAGCTTACCG GTGGACGTACAGTTCCAGATCATGACCTTTCTGTCGCCTTCTGACATCTGCCGGCTGGGAGCCACCAGTCAGTACTGGAGAGCCATGGTTAGAGATCCATTACTGTGGAGGTACTTCCTGCTTAGGGACATGCCAAACTGGCCCTCCATTGATCATTTGTCCATGCCACAACTGGATGCACCACTAATCAGTGAAGATGAGAGCGTGGACGATAGAGAAGAGGGGGAAGACAGAGGGATGGAATCGAAGTTTGACTACATGTCAGA ATACCTGAAAGGCTGCCCTTCCTGCAGACAACGATGGCTTCCTTCGCGCCCGGCCTATGAGGTCGTGACATCATTTCTTCAGTCTCTGGTGCCCTCGACTGAACCCCGTTATGCCATGTTTGGCCCTGGCATGGAGCAGCTGGATGTCTCTTTAGTCACAAGGCTCATGCATGCACCAGATGTGCTTCCTGTGTCAGGCActccacacagacagataaatg GTATCGGCTCAGGGATCAGTTACTTGTTCAACAACCAACACAAATTTAATATCCTGACTCTGTACTCAACCAACAG ggcagagagggaaagagcCAGAGTGCAGCAGCAGACCATCAGTAATAAACTTTTCACCTTAGAAGGAAAAGATGACTCAGGCCACCCGATCTACAGTCCTGCTCCTCAGGTCCAACAAGTTTGCCAGGTGGTGGATGGTTTCATCTATGTAGCCAATGCAGAGCCTGGTAAAG GGGAGGAGGAGTCAGAGGTGGCTCAGATTCGAGCTGTGCTGAGCTCGGGCGGGGGTACAGCATCCAGGCCTCTTCTGGTGCTCTCCTGTGTCTCCAGAGAAGAATCAGAAGCAACTACCCTGCAAGCTACTCCCAGGAGAAACAGGGCAAGGTGTCGAACTCCCTGTGTCGACATGGCAAAGAGACTCGGCCTACCCCAACTGGCAAACCCCTGGATG GTGCAGGACACAGTAGCAGAATCCCTGTCAGGTCTTCTGGAAGGCATCTCCTGGTTGTTGAGATGTTCTGGAGTCAAACTCTATGGTAGCATGTAG